In the Sebastes fasciatus isolate fSebFas1 chromosome 20, fSebFas1.pri, whole genome shotgun sequence genome, one interval contains:
- the LOC141758038 gene encoding inhibitor of nuclear factor kappa-B kinase subunit alpha-like, producing the protein MEKPPFRQNQSCGDWELRERLGMGGFAHVYLYQHHDTNEKLAVKMCRLELTPRNKDRWSREIQIMKKLNHINVVTAREVPQEMSHIALNDLPLLAMEYCSRGDLRKMLSKPENCCGLKESEVLSLLNDVGSGIQYLHENKIIHRDLKPENIVLQEINGKLVHKIIDLGYAKDLDQGSLCTSFVGTLQYLAPELFENKPYTVTVDYWSFGTMVFECSCGFRPFLHNLQPVQWASKVRNKGPKDIMAVEELNGEVRFSTHLPYPNNLSRTLSEPLEGLLQLMLKWDPGYRGGKVSSDTKRPMCFDALEQILSMKVVHILNMTTARVHSFELTVEESLHSLQKRIEAETKIEVVNQELLQETGVSLDPRKPAAQCVLDGVRGWDSYIVYLFDKSITKYSGPLSARQLPDKVNTIVQEAKTQLPLVGLKKVWGEAVSYICGLKDDYSRLFQGQRAAMLSLLRYNTNLTRCKNSMFGFSQQLKAKLDFFKSSIQYDLEKYSDQMHYGISSEKMLKAWQENEERAAAFAQVAEVSHLDDEIMALHSEIVELQRSPYARRQGDKMEQLEEKAIELYKQMKMKCKIPEPDVSSDSSEMVKAIIQTVQNQDKVLKDLYTHLSKILISKQKIIDLFPRIEKTLESIKDADNTVMQMQIKRQREFWHLLKIACAQNSTRNSIAASPESSNLLQVSQWSQSAQPVSSPHPLTSLPGPNDSDAAPRLLQENQKYLSQLTSLMQEAADEQAKSIVDQDWSWTKYETLTTKLKKRNA; encoded by the exons ATGGAGAAACCTCCATTCAGACAGAACCAGAGCTGTGGAGACTGGGAGCTGAGAGAGAGGCTGGGGATGGGCGGGTTTGCTCATGTTTACCTGTACCAGCATCAT GATACAAATGAAAAACTAGCTGTGAAAATGTGCCGTCTGGAGCTCACACCAAGGAATAAGGACAGATGGAGCAGAGAAATCCAAATCATGAAAAA GTTGAATCACATCAACGTCGTGACAGCCCGAGAGGTCCCGCAGGAAATGTCGCACATAGCCTTAAATGATCTTCCACTGTTGGCCATGGAGTACTGCTCCAGGGGAGACCTGAGGAAG ATGCTGAGCAAACCTGAAAACTGCTGCGGATTGAAAGAGAGTGAAGTGCTTTCATTACTCAATGATGTTG GATCTGGTATCCAGTATCTGCACGAAAACAAGATCATACACAGAGACCTTAAACCTGAAAACATAGTGCTGCAAGAAATCAACGGAAAG CTGGTTCACAAAATCATTGACTTGGGCTATGCTAAAGACCTGGACCAAGGCAGTCTGTGTACCTCCTTCGTTGGCACGCTTCAGTACCTG gCTCCTGAACTGTTTGAGAATAAGCCATACACTGTTACTGTGGACTACTGGAGCTTTGGTACCATGGTGTTTGAATGCAGTTGTGGTTTCCGTCCGTTCCTGCACAACCTTCAACCTGTGCAGTG GGCCAGCAAAGTGAGGAATAAAGGTCCAAAAGACATCATGGCTGTCGAGGAACTGAACGGAGAAGTCAGATTCTCCACGCACCTCCCTTACCCTAACAATCTCAGCAG GACGCTGTCGGAGCCACTGGAAGGTCTGCTGCAGCTTATGTTAAAGTGGGACCCCGGTTATAGAGGAGGCAAAGTCAGCTCCGACACCAAGAGACCCATGTGCTTTGACGCGCTGGAGCAGATACTGAGCATGAAG GTCGTCCACATCCTGAACATGACCACAGCTCGGGTCCACTCGTTCGAGCTGACTGTGGAGGAAAGTCTCCACAGTCTGCAGAAGCGCATCGAGGCTGAGACCAAGATCGAGGTGGTGAACcaggagctgctgcaggagaCGGGAGTGTCACTGGATCCCAGGAAGCCCGCTGCGCAGTGTGTCCTCGATGGAGTG AGAGGGTGGGATAGCTACATCGTCTACTTGTTTGACAAGAGCATCACCAAGTACTCTGGTCCCCTCAGTGCCAGACAACTGCCCGATAAAGTCAACACTATAG TGCAAGAAGCCAAGACGCAGCTGCCCCTGGTGGGGTTGAAGAAGGTTTGGGGTGAAGCAGTGAGCTACATCTGTGGGCTGAAGGATGACTACAGCAGGCTTTTCCAAGGACAGAGGGCTGCTAT GTTGAGCCTCCTGCGCTACAACACCAACCTGACTAGGTGTAAGAACAGCATGTTTGGCTTCTCTCAGCAGCTGAAGGCCAAGCTGGACTTCTTCAAGAGCAGCATCCAGTACGACCTGGAAAAATACAGCGATCAGATGCACTATGGCATAT cCTCTGAAAAGATGCTGAAAGCCTGGCAGGAGAACGAAGAGCGAGCTGCTGCTTTTGCTCAG GTGGCAGAGGTGAGCCACCTGGATGACGAGATCATGGCGCTGCACTCGGAGATAGTGGAGCTTCAGAGGAGCCCGTACGCCCGACGCCAAGGAGACAAGATGGAGCAGCT AGAAGAAAAGGCGATTGAGCTCTACAAGCAAATGAAGATGAAATGCAAAA TACCTGAGCCAGATGTGAGCAGTGACAGCTCTGAGATGGTGAAGGCCATCATTCAGACCGTCCAGAACCAAGACAAGGTCCTCAAAGACCTGTACACCCACCTCAG TAAGATCCTGATCAGCAAACAGAAGATCATTGACTTGTTTCCACGAATTGAGAAAACCCTGGAGAGCATCAAGGATGCCGACAACACAGTGATGCAGATGCAGATCAAGAGGCAAAGAGAGTTCTGGCATTTACTGAAGATCGCCTGT gctCAAAACTCGACACGAAACTCGATAGCAGCCAGTCCCGAGTCGTCCAACCTGCTGCAGGTTTCTCAGTGGTCACAGTCGGCACAACCTGTCAGCTCCCCGCATCCCCTGACCTCCCTACCTGGGCCAAATGACAG